The sequence GGTTTTGGTCCGGTTATACCCGAACATGATGAGCCTACATTTCATTATAGTTGGGAAGGGAGCGTGCTTGGCCTTCAAAGGGCGATTCTTTATCTGGGTTTATGGAATATCGACGTATTCCGACATGCACAGGAAAAAATTCATCCAATCGAATATTTGTCGTGGTCTTATTACGAGCGGTGGGCCCATACGCTGATTGCTACAGCATTAGAACGTGGTCTTTTTGATACGGAAGAAATGCACACAGGGATTAATCTGACCGGAGACTTGCCTAAGGCACTAAAACCGTTGACGTTGGAAGAAGTTGGTAGAGCATTTATTAGGGGAAACTTTGAGCGCGAAGGTGTTGATGATCCTAAATTTTGCGTCGGAGACTTAGTAATGACTAATGGAATGCGCACCAGCGGCCACACTCGACTACCGCGCTATGCGCGGGACAAACTCGGGATTATCATTGCTGTAAGAGGTAGACACGTGTTTCCGGATGCTGTTGTAGAACATGGTAGAGAAGATCCTCAGTGGTTGTATACCGTTGAAATTGAGAGTTGCGAACTTTGGGGTGATGCAGCGGATTCAACTGTCAGCAATTCAGTTGATGCATTCGAACCTTATTTGTCGAGACCTGAATATGAGTGATCATTTTTCTTGGGTAGATTTTTCAAAGGGTTCGCCAGATAGTATAAAACATCCTGTGTTTTCTGAGCCTTGGGAGGCGGATACATTTGCTATGTTAGTTGCGCTCGAAAAACTGGGTTTAATTACTTGGCTAGAGTGGGCTGAAGTACTAGGGGCTGAGATTAAGTGTGGCTCGTCGGAGAACGATACTGGAGCCGATTACTATTTGCACGTGCTTAGCGCGTTAGAAAATCTCTTAAATAGGAAAAATATTGTGTCGAATGAGTTGCTAAAACAGTATCAAGCGGGTTGGGCCCGGGTCGCTGATCGGACACCGCATGGTCAACCTTTAGAATTGACTTTAGATGATCTAACTCAGTCGGATCAATCTGCGTAGAAAATTTTGGGTGAGATAACTATATGCTGAGTACCCAAGATCACAATCGCTTTCAAGAAGGATTTAAATATGTGTATCCCGTGGTCTCGAGGCGTGCGGGCGGTGTGTCTCTAGGTGTAAATTTGAATACGAATAATGCTTGTAATTGGCGGTGTATTTATTGTCAGGTTCCAGACCTGATACGTGGGGCGCCACCACCTGTTGACGTGGATCGCTTGCAACACGAATTAAGTGTTTTTCTCGATCAAATTTTGAGTGGTTCTTTCCTTGAGGAGCAGGTACCAGAAGGGCAACGTCGTTTAAATGATATTGCATTCTCAGGTAATGGAGAGCCGACATCAGCTCCCAATTTTATGGAAGCTGTTAATGCAGTTCATGGGGTTCGAGCGAGATTGAGTATCCCTGACGCCGTTAAAACAGTTTTGATTACGAATGGTAGTTTGGTACATCAAAACAAGGTGATTATGGGCTTAGAAAAATTAGCGGGGATGAATGGCGAGGTCTGGTACAAGATTGATCGTGCGACCGGGGAAGGTCGTCGTCTAATTAATGATATTCGTGTTGGTAAAGCTAGAATGATGTCGAATTTAGAGGCTTCTGCAAGGGCTTGTCCGACATGGATACAGACGTGTTTATTCAAGTTAGATGGGCTAAATCCCAGTGAAACTGAGCTCGACTCCTATATCGAACTTATAGGGGAGACGCAGGCGAGAGGTATCCCGCTTAAAGGTATTCTTCTCTATGGACTCGCTCGACAGTCGTTCCAACCTGAGTCTGTCAGATTATCCCCGGTTGAGGACGATTGGTTTGAGGCATTCGCTCAGCGACTGCGAGAATTGGGTGTGACGGTTAGCTTGTCCATATAAGAAAAAAAGCCATCGCAGGATGGCTTTTCTGGTTTTTTTAAGCAAGGAGTTAAGAACAGTAACTACTTTGCCATTTGTTTTTCTCTGATTTCATCTAATGTCTTGCAATCGATACATAGGGATGCGGTTGGCCTCGCTTCGAGTCTCCTCAAGCCGATTTCGATACCACAGCTGTCGCAATAGCCGTAATCACCCAGTTCAATTCGACCGATGGTTTCGTTGATCTTTTTAATGAGTTTGCGCTCTCGATCTCGGTTTCTTAGTTCAAGTGCCATATCAGACTCTTGACTGGCTCGATCGTTTGGGTCGGCAAAGACCGTTGCTTCATCCTGCATCGTGTGTACGGTTTTATCAATGTCCGCACCAAGCTGGTTTTTCAGCTCTAACAGAATTTTTTTAAAGTGATTTTTCTGTTTTATGCCCATATAAGTCTCATCTTTTTTGGGCGTATAGGATTTAAAGGTACTTTTTACCGTCGGTTTTAATTTCACTGTAGTTTTTGTGGGATTGGCCATGGCGCGTTTATAAAAAATTTCTACTGTTTAAAAAAAAGTGTGTATATCAGATTTATCTCTTTAATGCAATTTTAGATGTAAAATTAAAACCATCAGATTGACGTCTACGGTATGAGGCGATATAGTTTCGTCCCTTCAGTCGGGGTGTAGCGTAGCCTGGTAGCGCGCCTGCTTTGGGAGCAGGATGTCGGGAGTTCGAATCTCTCCACCCCGACCATTGATGACGGCTGAGGTGTTTGAGTTGCGCCCGTAGCTCAACGGATAGAGCACCAGCCTTCTAAGCTGGGGGTTACAGGTTCGATTCCTGTCGGGCGTGCCAGTAGCCCTTGGTGTGATTGTTGGTGAAGTCTGTGGTGGGCGTAGCTCAGTTGGTAGAGCCCCGGATTGTGATTCCGGTGGTCGTGGGTTCGAGCCCCATCGTCCACCCCAATGACATCGCTAGCACTCCTTGTTGTTTGGGGAACTCATTCGAGACCAAAGATCGCGTGCACCCGCTCATTTAAAAATTTTTGATTCGCTTTGATTCTCTTTTGCTGGCTTGATATCGATTGCGGAGTAGGTAATAGGGAGTGTTGAGAGTTCGTCTTCTATGCGGACACGAATTGTGTCTTGGGTGTTTCCAAGTATTTTTATGACACACGCGTACTGGTTGTTACTTATTTTCCATAATCGTAGATCTTGAACGTCTCCGGCGGCATTGGCTATGTTTCGAACCTTTGCTCGAAGCTTTTTTATAGGCTCGTCGTCAACACTGTGATCGATAAGAATGCTAGTGGTCTGCTTTATTAGCGAGCGAGACCATAGGAGCACTAAGATTGAGCCCACGATGCCCATTAGCGGATCCATCCAATTCCAGCCAAATGCTAAACCTACGAGAAGCGCAATTATTGCAAGTAAAGACGTTATGGCATCTGTAATTACATGTGCATAAGCCACTTTCAGATTGAGGTCTGACTCTAATGGCGGTTTGTGATGGTCATGGCCATGAGAATGTCCATGAGAATGGTGTCTCAAGATGAAAGCGCTTACTCCATTGACAAGCAAGCCGATGATCGCAGTGGCAATGGCATATTCATATTTGATTACTTTTGGGTTAAACAGCCGTTCGATCGACTCATAGCCCATAGTGAGACCAATGACGGCGAGTAAAAGTGCGCCTGTGTAGGCCCCCAGTATTTCGACTTTCCATGTGCCAAATATGAAGGCAGGGGCATTAGCTTTTTTCTCGGCATAGGCATAAGCGAGGACAGTGATCCCAATTGCAATCGTGTGGGTACCCATATGCCATCCGTCTGCCAATAACGCCATCGAATTAAAGGCGTACCCACCTAGTATTTCAGCGATCATTACTATGAAGCTGATGGCCAAAACTAGGGCACTTTTTTTGATGTTCGATCTAATGGTCATAGGCGGCTCGCTATACTATTGAAGCGAGATGGAGAGGTTTTTACGTCCAGATCGGAGTATTGTAACGCTGCTTCGTTCAGTGGGCGTGGTGTTTTCAGTTGAACTAAAATTATTGGCTACTATGGGTGCAAGTTAACCTTCCCTGAAAATGTTGTATACCACGTGTTGCAATTACTATACGATATGTTGTAACATAACTAATAATCATGTACGTTTACAAAACGCAAACGGACAGAGGATTACTGAGCTAGCGCCTTGAAATGGTATCCGATTTCTTCAAAATGAAATCTCCTCTTCACCATTTCAAGGCTTTTTTTTCACAGGACCAAAATTTCAAGGGATAATGTAGCTATGAAAACAATCACTGTAATTGGTTTTTTTTGTGCATTAGTACTCAATACAGCTCAGGCTAAGCCTTTTGTATTGGCCTGTGAGCCGGAATGGGAGTCGCTAGCTCAGGAGATAGGCCGAGATTTGATTAAAACAGATTCAGCAACTCATGGGCTACAAAATCCCCACTTTATCCGGGTCAAGCCGAGCTTAATGAGTAAAATGAGACGTACAGATCTAATCATTTGCTCCGGAGCTGATCTTGAGGTGGGGTGGCTACCATTGTTAGTTAGAAATGGCAATAAAGGGGTGCAGGTTGGGCAACCTGGATATTTACTGATTAGCGATTACGTAACTAACATTGAGATACCAGACGTTCTAGATCGCAGTTTGGGAGACATTCATCCCCAGGGCAATCCGCAC comes from Pseudomonadota bacterium and encodes:
- the nthB gene encoding nitrile hydratase subunit beta — its product is MDSIHDLGGIEGFGPVIPEHDEPTFHYSWEGSVLGLQRAILYLGLWNIDVFRHAQEKIHPIEYLSWSYYERWAHTLIATALERGLFDTEEMHTGINLTGDLPKALKPLTLEEVGRAFIRGNFEREGVDDPKFCVGDLVMTNGMRTSGHTRLPRYARDKLGIIIAVRGRHVFPDAVVEHGREDPQWLYTVEIESCELWGDAADSTVSNSVDAFEPYLSRPEYE
- a CDS encoding nitrile hydratase accessory protein, encoding MSDHFSWVDFSKGSPDSIKHPVFSEPWEADTFAMLVALEKLGLITWLEWAEVLGAEIKCGSSENDTGADYYLHVLSALENLLNRKNIVSNELLKQYQAGWARVADRTPHGQPLELTLDDLTQSDQSA
- a CDS encoding radical SAM protein, which gives rise to MLSTQDHNRFQEGFKYVYPVVSRRAGGVSLGVNLNTNNACNWRCIYCQVPDLIRGAPPPVDVDRLQHELSVFLDQILSGSFLEEQVPEGQRRLNDIAFSGNGEPTSAPNFMEAVNAVHGVRARLSIPDAVKTVLITNGSLVHQNKVIMGLEKLAGMNGEVWYKIDRATGEGRRLINDIRVGKARMMSNLEASARACPTWIQTCLFKLDGLNPSETELDSYIELIGETQARGIPLKGILLYGLARQSFQPESVRLSPVEDDWFEAFAQRLRELGVTVSLSI
- the dksA gene encoding RNA polymerase-binding protein DksA, with translation MGIKQKNHFKKILLELKNQLGADIDKTVHTMQDEATVFADPNDRASQESDMALELRNRDRERKLIKKINETIGRIELGDYGYCDSCGIEIGLRRLEARPTASLCIDCKTLDEIREKQMAK
- the dmeF gene encoding CDF family Co(II)/Ni(II) efflux transporter DmeF, with the protein product MTIRSNIKKSALVLAISFIVMIAEILGGYAFNSMALLADGWHMGTHTIAIGITVLAYAYAEKKANAPAFIFGTWKVEILGAYTGALLLAVIGLTMGYESIERLFNPKVIKYEYAIATAIIGLLVNGVSAFILRHHSHGHSHGHDHHKPPLESDLNLKVAYAHVITDAITSLLAIIALLVGLAFGWNWMDPLMGIVGSILVLLWSRSLIKQTTSILIDHSVDDEPIKKLRAKVRNIANAAGDVQDLRLWKISNNQYACVIKILGNTQDTIRVRIEDELSTLPITYSAIDIKPAKENQSESKIFK